One genomic window of Geoanaerobacter pelophilus includes the following:
- the secF gene encoding protein translocase subunit SecF — protein sequence MQFIKNTKIDFIGMRKITFVISAIIAIVGIIGIVQISRNAANMGIDFSGGTSVQLKFSQPVSLETARTLLARNSLKEAQLQEIKEGNRLLIKVGKTSMATGNVAEVINDAFKKEFPGNDFVVESSTEIGPSIGDKLKTDTLIAVGLSMVGIIFYIAWRFDFKFGVGAIVATLHDVLAMVALFYVMNKEINLLFVTAVLTIAGYSLTDTVVVFDRIRENLNKCLNEPMEHLFNTSINEVLSRTVITSLTTFLAAISLYLFGGEVIHDFALALVAGVVIATYSSIFIASPIVAELESRRGSPIRLKESPVETQQTEVGSQ from the coding sequence ATGCAATTTATCAAAAATACCAAGATCGACTTTATAGGCATGAGAAAGATCACCTTCGTCATTTCGGCTATTATCGCCATTGTGGGGATCATCGGCATTGTACAGATATCCAGAAATGCCGCCAATATGGGGATCGATTTTTCAGGGGGGACATCGGTACAGCTCAAATTCAGCCAGCCTGTTTCTCTGGAAACGGCCAGGACACTTCTTGCCCGGAACAGCCTCAAAGAGGCACAGTTGCAGGAGATCAAAGAGGGTAACCGACTGCTGATCAAGGTCGGCAAGACCAGCATGGCGACAGGGAATGTTGCTGAGGTCATCAATGATGCCTTCAAGAAAGAGTTTCCCGGCAATGACTTTGTCGTAGAAAGTTCCACGGAGATCGGTCCTTCGATTGGCGACAAACTCAAGACGGACACCTTGATAGCGGTGGGGCTCTCCATGGTTGGGATTATTTTCTATATTGCCTGGCGTTTTGATTTCAAATTCGGTGTTGGCGCCATAGTTGCCACACTTCATGACGTGCTGGCAATGGTTGCCTTGTTTTACGTCATGAACAAGGAGATCAACCTGCTGTTCGTTACCGCTGTCCTGACGATTGCCGGCTACTCCCTTACCGACACGGTGGTGGTCTTCGACCGGATACGGGAAAACCTCAACAAGTGTCTGAACGAGCCAATGGAGCATCTGTTCAATACAAGCATCAATGAAGTGCTGTCACGAACAGTGATCACCTCACTGACCACCTTTCTGGCGGCAATATCGCTGTATCTGTTCGGTGGCGAAGTCATCCACGATTTTGCCCTGGCTCTGGTTGCCGGAGTAGTCATTGCCACCTACTCATCGATATTCATCGCGAGTCCGATTGTGGCGGAATTAGAAAGCCGACGGGGAAGTCCCATTAGGTTGAAAGAATCTCCAGTGGAAACGCAACAGACAGAAGTTGGGAGTCAATAA
- a CDS encoding AraC family transcriptional regulator N-terminal domain-containing protein: MRNIENGSSVASIDTLRTSIARWTEHGELHTTAVPGLSLFRRDEPTEPISGVYEPSICLAVQGSKRVLLGEDTFVYDAQHYLLTSVHLPIIVQIIEASPEKPYLGLRLKFDLREVSQLMVDSNLPQPRSSQSSRGMATGEVTLALVNAFIRLIDLLDDKMDIPILAPVIQREIIYRLLVGDQGERLRQIATAGSQSQQIAKAIGWLKSNYSKAISMDELAAQANMSTSTFHHHFRSLTALSPLQYQKQLRLQEARRLMLAERMDAANAAFQVGYESPSQFNREYNRMFGAPPLRDITALRQMVQ, encoded by the coding sequence ATGCGGAATATTGAGAATGGTAGTTCTGTTGCATCAATTGACACACTGCGTACATCTATTGCACGATGGACCGAACATGGAGAATTGCATACGACGGCCGTCCCGGGTTTGTCACTCTTTCGTCGGGATGAGCCCACAGAGCCGATTAGTGGTGTGTATGAGCCAAGTATCTGTCTGGCAGTTCAAGGATCAAAGCGGGTTCTTCTGGGTGAGGATACCTTTGTGTATGATGCGCAGCATTACCTGCTCACGTCGGTACATCTACCGATCATTGTACAGATCATCGAGGCATCACCTGAAAAGCCGTATCTAGGGCTCAGGCTGAAATTCGATCTGCGCGAGGTTTCGCAATTGATGGTGGACAGTAATCTGCCCCAACCACGCTCATCACAATCCAGCCGTGGCATGGCAACTGGCGAAGTGACGCTAGCGTTAGTCAACGCATTCATACGCTTAATCGATCTGCTTGATGATAAAATGGATATTCCGATCCTGGCACCTGTTATCCAGCGTGAAATCATCTATCGCTTATTGGTGGGCGATCAGGGGGAGCGGTTGCGCCAGATAGCAACGGCAGGGAGTCAGAGCCAGCAGATCGCCAAAGCAATCGGTTGGCTGAAAAGCAACTATTCCAAGGCCATCAGCATGGACGAACTTGCGGCGCAGGCAAATATGAGTACGTCGACCTTTCATCATCACTTCCGGTCATTGACTGCGCTCAGCCCGTTACAGTACCAGAAGCAGCTGCGCTTACAAGAAGCCAGGCGCCTTATGCTAGCAGAACGCATGGATGCGGCTAACGCTGCATTTCAGGTTGGCTACGAGAGCCCATCCCAGTTCAACCGTGAATACAACCGCATGTTTGGAGCGCCACCCTTACGGGACATCACAGCTTTGCGTCAAATGGTCCAATAG
- a CDS encoding uroporphyrinogen decarboxylase family protein, producing the protein MATLMGQPVDRLPVFAVLGAYGAKLTGVNLRTLYSDAAAYSAGQEAVLQTFGFDLVMTPFIYTAISEAFGGETAWSESQAPNMKRPGIKTAAAALLHPLPNPEQTAGLSVVLEATRRLADRYKEQVPIIAVLPGPGIMPSLIIGLEQWIETVMFEEELAGRLLDHTAPFFVSWANALLAAGADCLVVTEGTAAAEIAPRSLFAERFLPYLTTTFTQISGPKVLHQTGGRITHNLDLFSGLAGLVGVAVGSRDDLSEARRLIGPDMNLIGNLDNLSLPALSAGQISEMSRSCLDAAAPSGHYILSNAGADIPLTTPPENLRAMLSAAADYSAEISGNR; encoded by the coding sequence ATGGCAACATTAATGGGCCAACCGGTGGACCGCCTGCCGGTTTTTGCCGTATTGGGGGCATATGGGGCAAAACTCACAGGCGTGAACCTGCGGACCTTATACAGCGACGCAGCTGCATATTCAGCCGGTCAGGAGGCGGTGCTGCAGACATTCGGCTTCGACCTGGTAATGACACCGTTCATCTACACCGCTATCTCGGAAGCCTTTGGCGGGGAGACCGCCTGGAGTGAATCTCAAGCCCCCAACATGAAACGCCCCGGGATCAAAACTGCCGCAGCAGCGCTGTTGCATCCGTTGCCGAATCCGGAACAGACCGCCGGCCTGTCAGTTGTCCTGGAAGCGACACGGCGGCTGGCTGACCGCTATAAGGAACAGGTGCCGATCATTGCCGTGTTGCCAGGCCCAGGGATCATGCCTTCGCTGATAATCGGTTTGGAACAGTGGATCGAGACCGTCATGTTTGAAGAAGAACTGGCCGGAAGACTCCTTGACCATACTGCGCCGTTTTTTGTGTCATGGGCCAATGCCTTATTGGCGGCGGGAGCCGACTGCCTGGTGGTTACCGAAGGGACGGCAGCGGCCGAAATCGCGCCACGATCGCTGTTTGCCGAGCGGTTCCTTCCATATTTGACAACGACTTTTACCCAGATCAGCGGCCCCAAGGTGCTGCATCAAACCGGAGGCCGCATAACCCATAACCTGGACCTGTTTTCGGGCCTGGCCGGGCTGGTCGGTGTCGCCGTCGGCTCCAGGGATGACCTTTCCGAAGCCCGGCGGCTGATTGGCCCTGACATGAACCTGATCGGCAACCTGGACAATCTGAGCCTTCCGGCGCTATCAGCCGGTCAAATCTCGGAGATGAGCCGCTCTTGCCTGGATGCTGCCGCACCATCCGGCCACTATATCCTGTCCAATGCCGGGGCAGACATTCCACTGACCACACCACCCGAAAACCTGCGAGCCATGCTTTCAGCTGCTGCCGACTATTCGGCAGAAATTTCCGGCAACCGATGA
- a CDS encoding YitT family protein gives MKSLKREIINVTLIVLGIFSAGMGLKGFLMSSHFIDGGVTGISMLLSKVLGVPLPILILLINLPFIALGYRQIGGRFAFKSTLAIAGLAGCIALVKFPDITPDKLLTAVFGGFFIGAGIGLAIRGGAVLDGTEIAAVLISKSSHLLKVGDVILILNVFIFSAAAFILGIESALYSILTYLAASKTIDFLIHGIEEYTAVIIISRQSDAIRHAIVNRLHHGVTIYTGRRGLSGSEQDILHCVVTRLEIGSVKLVAQEIDESAFILTHPLGDVDGGMVKRTGLK, from the coding sequence ATGAAATCTCTGAAGCGGGAAATAATTAACGTCACACTGATTGTCCTCGGGATCTTTTCGGCAGGCATGGGATTGAAGGGATTTTTGATGTCCAGTCACTTTATCGATGGCGGAGTTACCGGCATCTCCATGCTGTTGTCAAAGGTGCTGGGAGTCCCGTTGCCGATCCTCATTCTGCTTATCAATCTCCCGTTCATAGCTCTCGGCTATCGCCAGATTGGTGGCAGGTTCGCATTTAAAAGTACGTTGGCGATAGCCGGACTAGCCGGATGTATCGCGTTGGTCAAGTTCCCTGATATTACCCCTGACAAGCTATTGACAGCCGTATTTGGAGGTTTCTTTATCGGGGCGGGCATCGGGCTCGCGATAAGGGGTGGTGCTGTCCTCGATGGCACTGAGATCGCCGCAGTTCTGATCAGCAAGAGTTCGCATCTGTTGAAAGTCGGCGATGTCATACTGATCCTGAATGTTTTCATCTTTTCGGCAGCAGCATTTATCCTCGGGATCGAGTCAGCGCTCTATTCGATTCTCACTTACCTGGCTGCTTCGAAAACCATTGATTTTCTGATCCACGGCATCGAGGAGTACACCGCTGTTATCATCATATCAAGGCAGAGCGATGCGATACGGCATGCCATCGTTAACCGATTGCATCATGGCGTTACTATCTACACCGGTCGTCGCGGCTTGTCAGGATCGGAGCAGGATATTTTGCACTGTGTGGTCACCCGGCTTGAGATCGGCAGCGTAAAGCTTGTCGCCCAGGAGATAGATGAATCGGCATTTATCCTGACTCACCCTTTGGGTGACGTTGATGGAGGAATGGTTAAACGCACGGGTCTCAAATGA
- a CDS encoding rod shape-determining protein, which produces MAHLWGRPVWRPDIAIDLGTATIRVASKLHGPIVCSSETGAISALCSGVVVNIEAVVAILEPIVSKTRSMGILRPRAVVCAPTDASISEREAIIESVSKAGAASVVVVPEPLAAAVGGKVDIASPYAQMVVDIGEGVTDCAIIRSGKIIGAAAVRGGCSDLRKAVQAEVYRRRNFRILKHHAEEILRIGLADQNYYAGKAHPVSENTASSVVSLISREEARQVVWPAVETITNMIKTFFKDVPHSLGSEIIDNGIHLTGGGALLAGMRGIIQSETKISVAPVYNPLEAVVLGARAMLPIVAMLNMWKR; this is translated from the coding sequence ATGGCACATTTGTGGGGTCGCCCGGTCTGGCGACCCGATATCGCCATAGACCTGGGCACAGCGACAATCAGGGTTGCTTCCAAATTGCATGGGCCAATAGTTTGCTCATCTGAAACAGGTGCCATCTCTGCACTCTGTTCAGGTGTAGTTGTTAACATAGAAGCAGTGGTGGCGATTCTTGAGCCTATTGTGTCAAAAACAAGATCAATGGGGATCCTCCGCCCACGTGCAGTGGTGTGTGCACCAACCGATGCCAGCATCAGCGAGCGAGAGGCTATTATCGAGAGCGTTTCCAAAGCTGGCGCAGCGTCAGTCGTTGTCGTACCGGAACCACTTGCCGCAGCAGTTGGCGGTAAAGTCGATATTGCGTCACCATATGCGCAGATGGTTGTTGATATCGGCGAAGGGGTAACCGACTGTGCTATTATCAGGTCTGGTAAAATTATTGGCGCCGCAGCCGTTAGAGGAGGGTGCAGTGACTTACGAAAGGCAGTACAGGCAGAGGTATATCGACGGCGGAATTTCCGAATCCTCAAACATCATGCAGAGGAAATTTTGCGTATTGGGCTGGCTGATCAGAACTATTACGCAGGGAAGGCTCATCCTGTCTCTGAAAACACAGCCTCTTCAGTAGTGTCATTAATCAGCCGAGAAGAAGCGCGGCAAGTTGTTTGGCCGGCAGTCGAGACAATTACCAACATGATAAAAACATTTTTCAAGGATGTGCCGCATTCCCTCGGTAGTGAAATAATTGACAACGGAATCCATTTAACTGGCGGAGGCGCTCTGCTAGCTGGTATGCGAGGAATAATCCAGTCGGAGACGAAGATTTCAGTAGCGCCAGTTTACAATCCCCTAGAAGCTGTCGTTTTGGGGGCTCGTGCCATGCTTCCCATTGTCGCGATGCTTAATATGTGGAAGCGGTGA
- a CDS encoding DUF1638 domain-containing protein, translating to MNPHTIWISCGVVRAEMEELHRRGLIDGELLFLDSMLHMDPPQLETRLTATLEQQKAGNGCLVMVYGDCSAHMLDLVRRFHVGRVSAINCAQLLVGRERYRQLMREEAFLVLPEWASRWEQIMKDELGLNKATAHDLMGENRGVLVYLDTGLASVPEQQLQEFSTYTGLPWRVEAVSLDTMLAALMSARTEALKEESA from the coding sequence ATGAACCCTCATACCATCTGGATCAGTTGCGGTGTAGTACGTGCCGAGATGGAGGAACTGCACCGCCGCGGGCTTATTGACGGTGAACTGCTTTTTCTCGATTCAATGCTGCATATGGATCCCCCTCAGCTTGAAACCAGGCTGACGGCAACCCTAGAACAACAAAAGGCTGGTAACGGCTGCCTGGTAATGGTCTATGGTGATTGTTCCGCTCACATGCTAGATTTGGTGCGCCGCTTCCATGTGGGTAGGGTCAGCGCCATCAACTGTGCCCAGTTGCTTGTCGGACGCGAACGCTATCGTCAGCTGATGCGCGAAGAAGCCTTTCTGGTACTGCCTGAATGGGCAAGCCGCTGGGAACAGATCATGAAGGATGAACTGGGCCTTAACAAGGCGACAGCACATGACCTGATGGGCGAGAATCGCGGAGTGCTGGTCTATCTGGATACCGGCCTGGCTTCAGTGCCGGAACAGCAACTACAGGAGTTTTCAACATACACCGGACTCCCCTGGCGCGTTGAAGCAGTATCCCTGGACACTATGCTTGCAGCATTAATGTCGGCCCGGACGGAAGCGCTTAAAGAGGAATCGGCATGA
- a CDS encoding ATP-binding protein: MNESSNPTTTSNKPLHATLTSSERRNVPLWVGVLVIILVVGTWTAWNAYVSYSNVMQQEYRLLEVRAREREARISGALRSVNLMMGSIIVDLHDHPGMSVEDQTDLLKGYLRQLPEIRSLLITDANGRIRVHTKDEKAVGFDAADREYFTVHKNAPEKDDYHISIPFKTRSGIIATTQSRAIRDSNGRFIGVVAATLESSFFDDALKLNVFEPGVQSLLINLNGDILNIVPSSSLIGKNLKGGIAYTEHIQSGQPTTRHRNKVKLEQVVKMSIFHNVPKSPLAVIVSRDYDSVIAEWRQSIYAHIAGFLLLTATTIFFFRLSGRRQSALVQVQQQIAEREAELRTIIETEPECVKQLAEDGTLLNMNRAGLDMIEADSLEQVRGQNVSQLILPAYRDDFMALTRKVFTGESGSLAFEVQGLKGGHCWLETHAVPLRNSQNQIVSLLSITRDITEHKKAEENRLRLEKQLLHAQKMESLGVLAGGIAHDFNNILTSVLGNTELALMRLDSDSPVTEHLRRIEKSSLRAAELAKQMLAYSGKGRFVVDSLDINHLVEETVKSLEGSLSGSAIRLNLTRPLKPVLADANQIRQVIVNLTINAAEAISDTQGVITITTAQAMYDSGFLQDLWINTGLPANTYVSIEVSDTGCGMDTETLAKIFDPFFTTKFTGRGLGMAAVLGIVRGHKGTINVKSEVGKGTTFTVLLPASTETAIIVESVEAPVAATNETKTVLLVDDEESVRDLGTQMLKMLGYETITASNGLEAVELYKRHSNTIDFVILDLTMPIMGGEQAYSQLQAINPAVKVIISSGYSEHDVANLFTGKEIAGVLQKPFSSTNLRAAIKLLT, from the coding sequence TTGAACGAATCTTCTAACCCTACAACGACTTCCAATAAGCCTTTGCACGCTACACTTACTTCCTCTGAGCGTAGAAATGTCCCTCTATGGGTAGGTGTTCTGGTCATTATTTTAGTTGTCGGTACTTGGACAGCTTGGAATGCGTATGTCAGCTACAGCAACGTCATGCAGCAGGAATACCGCTTACTGGAAGTGCGTGCCAGAGAGCGCGAAGCACGTATTTCTGGGGCTTTGCGTAGTGTAAACCTGATGATGGGGAGCATCATTGTTGATTTACATGACCATCCAGGCATGTCAGTCGAGGACCAGACAGATTTATTGAAGGGCTACTTACGGCAACTGCCTGAGATTCGCAGTCTGCTGATAACTGATGCCAACGGTCGAATTCGAGTTCACACAAAAGACGAGAAAGCTGTTGGTTTCGATGCTGCCGACCGGGAATACTTCACAGTTCACAAAAATGCGCCTGAGAAAGATGATTACCATATCTCAATTCCCTTTAAAACGCGCAGTGGCATTATCGCAACTACCCAATCACGGGCTATTCGTGACAGCAATGGCCGCTTTATTGGGGTAGTTGCCGCCACGCTGGAATCCTCCTTTTTCGATGATGCTCTCAAACTGAACGTGTTTGAGCCTGGAGTCCAGTCTCTGCTTATCAACCTTAACGGCGATATTCTCAATATAGTGCCTTCCTCTAGCTTGATAGGGAAGAATCTTAAGGGAGGCATAGCCTATACCGAACACATTCAATCCGGCCAGCCTACGACCCGTCATCGCAACAAGGTCAAGCTCGAACAGGTCGTCAAAATGTCCATATTCCACAACGTACCAAAATCACCACTGGCGGTAATTGTTTCCCGTGATTACGACAGTGTCATTGCCGAGTGGCGCCAGAGCATCTATGCACACATAGCCGGTTTTCTGCTGCTCACAGCAACAACAATCTTCTTCTTCAGGTTGTCAGGTCGCCGACAGAGTGCTTTAGTTCAGGTGCAACAGCAGATTGCCGAGCGTGAAGCAGAACTGCGCACTATCATCGAGACCGAACCCGAATGTGTAAAGCAGTTGGCAGAAGACGGGACCCTCCTGAATATGAACCGTGCCGGGTTGGATATGATAGAGGCAGATTCGCTGGAGCAGGTTCGGGGTCAAAATGTTAGCCAACTCATCTTGCCCGCATATCGTGACGACTTCATGGCACTCACCCGAAAAGTCTTTACCGGAGAATCAGGTAGTCTGGCATTTGAAGTACAAGGTCTTAAAGGTGGCCACTGCTGGCTGGAAACTCATGCCGTACCCCTTAGAAATTCGCAGAATCAGATTGTTTCACTGCTGAGTATAACCCGTGACATCACTGAGCATAAGAAGGCGGAAGAGAATCGCCTCAGGCTCGAAAAACAACTGCTTCATGCCCAGAAAATGGAGAGTCTTGGGGTGCTTGCTGGTGGCATAGCCCACGACTTCAACAATATCCTTACTTCGGTGCTCGGCAATACGGAACTCGCCTTGATGCGACTCGATTCCGACTCCCCTGTCACAGAGCATCTGCGCAGAATTGAAAAATCTTCCCTTCGTGCAGCCGAGCTTGCCAAACAGATGTTGGCATATTCAGGTAAAGGCAGGTTTGTCGTCGATTCGCTCGACATCAATCATCTGGTGGAGGAAACAGTTAAATCGCTGGAAGGGTCCTTATCTGGGAGTGCCATTCGGCTTAACCTTACCCGGCCACTTAAGCCTGTACTCGCCGATGCAAACCAGATTCGACAGGTTATCGTAAATCTTACCATCAATGCCGCAGAGGCAATCAGCGATACGCAAGGTGTAATTACCATAACGACCGCTCAGGCTATGTATGATTCCGGATTCTTACAGGATTTATGGATAAATACGGGATTGCCAGCAAATACCTACGTCAGCATCGAAGTCAGTGATACCGGCTGCGGTATGGACACGGAAACTCTTGCCAAGATATTCGACCCGTTCTTTACGACAAAATTCACCGGACGTGGATTGGGGATGGCTGCTGTACTAGGTATTGTTCGAGGCCATAAGGGGACTATCAATGTAAAAAGTGAGGTGGGCAAGGGAACGACGTTTACGGTACTGCTGCCAGCAAGCACTGAAACGGCCATAATTGTTGAGAGTGTAGAGGCACCGGTTGCAGCCACCAATGAAACAAAAACAGTGCTGCTGGTTGATGACGAAGAATCAGTACGGGACCTTGGCACTCAGATGCTTAAAATGCTCGGTTATGAGACTATCACTGCAAGCAACGGCCTTGAGGCGGTGGAACTCTATAAACGACATAGCAATACTATCGACTTTGTCATCCTCGACCTTACCATGCCGATAATGGGTGGCGAACAGGCGTATTCTCAGCTTCAAGCAATAAACCCCGCAGTAAAGGTCATAATCAGCAGCGGTTATAGTGAGCATGATGTTGCCAATCTCTTTACTGGCAAAGAGATAGCAGGGGTACTCCAGAAACCGTTTAGCTCGACGAATTTGAGAGCAGCCATAAAGTTGCTAACGTAA
- the rnk gene encoding nucleoside diphosphate kinase regulator translates to MDARTIYITEYDVSRLEDLLELAKEFNYRDREDLKKLEEELSVAKIVDSQEIPPNIVTMNSKFRLRDLNTDKEMVLTLVFPKDANVEEGKISAVSPIGTATLGYSVGDTIEWNIRSAAKKFKIEEILYQPEAAGDFHL, encoded by the coding sequence ATGGACGCAAGGACAATATACATAACTGAATACGACGTATCGAGGCTCGAAGATCTACTGGAATTAGCGAAGGAGTTCAACTACCGAGACCGTGAAGATCTCAAAAAACTGGAAGAGGAGTTATCAGTAGCCAAGATTGTTGACTCGCAAGAAATTCCTCCGAACATTGTGACAATGAACTCCAAATTCAGGCTGCGCGACTTGAATACAGACAAGGAGATGGTCTTAACTCTGGTATTCCCCAAGGATGCAAATGTTGAGGAAGGAAAGATCTCCGCGGTTTCTCCTATCGGCACAGCAACTCTTGGTTATTCGGTTGGCGACACCATAGAATGGAACATTCGTTCAGCAGCAAAAAAGTTCAAAATCGAAGAAATCCTTTACCAGCCAGAGGCAGCTGGGGACTTTCATTTATAG
- a CDS encoding SDR family oxidoreductase, with translation MKNDVVVVIGAGGIGLAIARRQGFGKTVLLADFNDKTLSSAAKALDEASYAVATQSVDVSSRESVRALVDAAAALGNVVSVVNTAGLSPNMAPVDRVLAVDLYGSAVVFEEFERVIAPGGAGLIISSMAGHMMPALPPEQEHALAFTPADELLALPFLQPDAVPNSMIGYMISKRANNLRVQAAAISWGARGARVNSISPGIIATPLAQHELNSSIGDGYRAMIAASPAGRMAPPEEIAIAASYLLGPDAGFVTGSDLLIDGGVIAAMRAGKLPTPA, from the coding sequence ATGAAAAATGATGTTGTTGTTGTGATCGGAGCTGGAGGAATTGGGCTCGCTATTGCCCGCAGACAGGGTTTCGGAAAGACCGTCCTGCTTGCGGATTTCAACGACAAGACGCTGTCTTCCGCCGCAAAGGCTTTGGACGAAGCCAGCTATGCCGTCGCCACGCAATCCGTTGATGTATCGTCGCGGGAGTCGGTGCGGGCTCTGGTCGATGCGGCAGCGGCGCTGGGGAATGTGGTCAGCGTCGTCAACACAGCTGGCCTGTCGCCTAACATGGCACCAGTAGATCGGGTGCTGGCGGTTGATCTTTACGGCTCTGCTGTCGTGTTCGAGGAGTTCGAGCGCGTCATCGCACCTGGTGGTGCTGGCCTCATCATCTCCAGCATGGCCGGACACATGATGCCAGCGCTACCGCCCGAACAGGAGCACGCACTGGCCTTTACGCCCGCGGACGAACTACTCGCCCTGCCGTTCCTGCAACCCGATGCCGTTCCCAACTCGATGATTGGTTACATGATATCCAAACGTGCCAACAACCTTCGCGTCCAGGCCGCTGCCATCAGCTGGGGTGCACGTGGTGCCCGTGTCAACTCGATCAGTCCTGGGATCATCGCAACACCACTCGCGCAGCATGAGCTGAATTCGTCAATCGGCGACGGATACCGCGCGATGATCGCTGCCTCACCTGCCGGTCGTATGGCGCCACCGGAGGAAATCGCCATAGCGGCCAGCTATCTGTTAGGACCTGACG
- a CDS encoding cobalamin B12-binding domain-containing protein, whose protein sequence is MKPHEWSEQLLDAMINADRSGAAELIGNALANGIEPQQVIAEVLDPAIVRLGHLWEKETMSLAQNFVASKIAEDTLLRCVPDKTDSLCTKGAIVLGNIEDDFHSLGRKAVGLFLSAAGWDVYDLGNDVPAEELLEKAIEVNACAIGASAMMQTTALNIRKLRQLIDERGLTDRIKLAVGGAVFNWRPELVSEVGGDGTANNAVGADELFMRLQAEVMNRQGTP, encoded by the coding sequence ATGAAACCTCATGAATGGAGTGAACAGTTGTTGGACGCCATGATCAATGCCGACCGCTCCGGTGCTGCGGAGCTGATCGGCAATGCTCTTGCGAACGGTATCGAGCCGCAGCAAGTGATTGCAGAGGTCCTTGACCCTGCCATAGTCCGACTTGGCCATTTATGGGAAAAGGAAACCATGTCGCTGGCGCAAAACTTTGTTGCCTCAAAAATAGCCGAAGATACCCTGCTGCGCTGTGTTCCTGATAAAACAGACAGCCTCTGCACCAAAGGTGCAATAGTCTTAGGCAACATCGAGGACGACTTCCACAGTCTCGGTCGCAAAGCCGTGGGGCTTTTCCTCTCCGCCGCCGGATGGGATGTTTATGATCTTGGCAATGACGTGCCTGCTGAGGAACTTCTGGAAAAGGCCATTGAAGTCAATGCCTGCGCTATTGGCGCCTCGGCCATGATGCAGACAACGGCGTTGAACATCCGCAAACTGCGTCAACTCATTGATGAACGCGGCCTGACTGACCGGATCAAACTGGCGGTAGGCGGCGCTGTTTTCAATTGGCGTCCAGAACTGGTAAGCGAAGTTGGCGGTGACGGTACGGCCAACAATGCCGTCGGCGCAGATGAGCTCTTCATGCGGTTACAGGCAGAGGTGATGAACAGGCAGGGCACACCATGA